The genomic DNA TTCCCGCCACCCACCAGCGGTCGCTACGACAACGCCAAACCAAAAATACACTTGCGATGAACTGAAACAACAAGAGGACAGGAACAGAGTAGAAAAGCCATTCCGGCAGAAGCGGTGGCGAAGGACCGAATGTTAGCTGTTCGCCTCTCCGCCTCGAATCCTCTCGATATAAATTCCAGAACCAGGAATTGTTTATCACCATCAGAAGTCCGCCGCCAATCATACAACGAATAGGGGTCCACAGTTTCGGCTCGTGATCCATGATCGTGTCACCGAATTTGTTGTCGGTTCTTTACGAAATCGTTGAAATCGACGCGGTTTATTTTACCCACTACTGGTCGTCCATCATGACAACAAACCCGGTCGCCCTGGTTACGGGCAGCGGCAAGAAGCGAGTCGGGGCCGCGGTCGCTCGCGCGCTGGCGGAACGCGGGTACGCCGTCGCGGTCCACTACCATAAGTCGGCTGCCGAGGCCGAGTCAACCGCGGCCGACTTGCGCGGCCTCGGCGTTAAAGTACAAACATTCGCGGCCGACTTGCGCGACGAAGGGGCGGTTCGTGGAATGGTCCGCGAAGTGCTAGACGTGTTCGGGCGCATCGACGTGCTGGTCAACTGTGCGGCCGTCTGGCGGAGCAAGCGGCTCGAAGACGTGACCGCGGCCGACGTGCGGGACCATTTCGACGCCAACGCCCTCAGCACCTTCCTCTGCTGCCAACACGTCGGCCTGGCGATGGTCGCCCAGGATCAGGGGGGCGCGATCGTCAACATCGGCGACTGGGCCGAAGTCCGGCCCTATTTGAACTACGCGGCGTACTTTCCGAGCAAAGGGGCGGTCAGCGCGATCACCCGCTGTCTGGCCGTCGAACTCGGTACCCGTAATCCGAAGGTCCGCGTCAACGCCGTTCTCCCGGGGCCGGTGATGCTCCCGGCAGACATGCCCGCCGAAGAAAAAGCCCACGCGATTCAGGCCACGCTTGTGAAACGCGAGGGCCGCCCGGAGAACATCGCGCAAGCCGTGATGTCGTTTATCGACAACGACTTCGTCACCGGCGCGTTGCTGCCGGTCGACGGCGGGCGGACGGTGTACGCCCCGGAATAACGGCTCGTCATTGCCGCCGTCGCCTGCCATCGCGTTCACGGTGCGTCTGTCAGAATCCGGTTGATGTACTGGCGAATTTCGCCTACCGCCGCCTCAACCCCGATCAGAGCGTTCGGCCGGCTAGTCGCCGAGCGGCGGGCGTCGACGACCATCATCCCGCGAGTCAAATCACCTTTCGTCTCAATGTCGACCACCCGGTCCTCGGCGGTGATCGCGCCGGGCAGCGCGACGGCTGCGATGCCGAGAACGTCTTTCAGGTGAAACCCCTCGATCCCGTACAGGTGCGACGAGGCCCGAATGCCGAACGGCACGATCTTCCGAAGGAACTGACACGTCTTCGATTCCGGGTTCGGGCTGTCCAACAGTTCCGAGGGGGAGAGGATCAGGCGGCGGGTGACGTCCAGCGGGATGATCAGGGGGTGCGCGCCCGACCGCACCGCCCGGCGGGTGGATTCCGGGTCCAGGTAGAAGTGGAACTCGCTCACCGGCCCGGCGTTACCCGGCTCTTTCCACGCCCCGCCGATGAGGACGAGGCGGTCGAGCAATCCGGGTAGTTCCGGATCGCGGTCGAACGCGCGGGCGACGGTCGTGACCGGGCCGAGACAGATGAGGGCAACTTCGCGGGGGTTCTCGCGGATTAATTCGGCCAGAACCTTGTCGGCCGGGATCTGCTGGTGTCGGCTGGAGACGGGGAAGTTAATTCCCCCCAATCCGTCCGCGCCGTGCAGCGCCGTCCCGTTAGCTTCGTATTCGACGGGCAGGGCAGCCGCCGTTCGCGGCCACTTCGGCGGGTCGAGTTGGTCGATCAGCACCTGCACGTTCGCCGCCGCCTGCGCGGCCGACACGTTCCCGGCACACGGGATCAAGCCGATCACGTCCAGGTTCGGGTCGTGCAGCGCGAGCGCGATGGCGAACGCCGTGTCGATCCCGGGGTCGGCCACGATAACGACTTTACGGGGCATCAGAGCAATCCCTGCGGCGATGGTGGTTTTCGGAAGCGAACCGGGGCGATGCGGGTCTCGTTGGTTCTGCCGGCCTCACTCTACAGGCTGACGCGCAAAATGTTTATACACAACCTTTTAATGCCACTGATTTTCGCGAAATCCGGTCAACGGGAAGATGAAATTTCTTCGCCCGACAACAACCTATTGTAGCCGAACTCGTTCCCGATCTCCATCTCTTGGCCGCCGCGAATTGCCGTCGATTCTGAACGGCTCAGGAATTTTTCCCCGCGCTTGGGATCATCCTGGAAGCATGTCATATGAGCGTTCTGTTTTGTAAAACCCAGATTCAGGAGAGCGTCATGTCGTTGACCTGGCGGATCGGGATACCATTGCCCCGGGCATGGACTGCGGCGATCGCCCTCGGCGTCGGCATCGTCGCAGGTTGCGGCGGCGAATCGAAATCGCCTCCAAACGTAACGACCACGAAAGCCTACAACAGGGATATCGGGCTCGAATCGGAACTCCCGGCGGCGGTCGACCCTTCCAAACCACGGGTGAATTACGACAAGCTCCAGCAAGAGCAGTACGAGCATTTTGTCGACAACGAATTTCAGGCCGTCGCACAACACCCACTTTCGACGTTCTCGGCCGACGTAAACACCGCCAGTTACAGCAACGTCCGCCGGTTTCTGGATCAGGGTAAACTGCCACCCAAGGACGCCGTCCACCTCGCCGAATTCATCAACTATTTCCCGTATTCGTACCCGCCGCCGTCCGGCGATGACCCGGTGTCGTTCACCCTCGACCTCGCCCCCTGCCCGTGGCAGCCGAAGCACCACCTCGCCCGGATCGGCGTGCGGGCCAAGGAGATCCCGGCGGCCGCGATGCCGCCGCGGAACCTCGTGTTCCTCGTCGACGTGTCCGGGTCGATGGCCCAGGACACTCGGCTGCCGCTCGTGAAGAAGTCGCTCAATCTGCTGATCGACCAGCTGACGCCCAGGGACTACGTGAGCGTCGTCGTGTACGCGAGTGATTGCGGGGTGCGGCTCGGGCCGACGCCGGGGTCGATGAAGCAGCGCATTCGGGAGGTCGTCAACGCCCTGGAAGCGGGCGGGAGCACGAACGGCGGCAGCGGCATCAATCTCGCCTACCAACAAGCGCGGGCGAACTTCATCGAGGGCGGCGCGAACCGCGTCATCCTCTGCACCGACGGCGACTTCAACGTCGGCGTGACCAGCGAGGGCGAGTTGGTCGAACTCATCGAGAGGCAGCGGAAGGGCAACGTCTTCCTGACCGTCCTCGGGTACGGGATGGGGAACGTGAAGAACACCACGATGGAAAAGCTGGCGAACCACGGCAACGGGCACTAC from Fimbriiglobus ruber includes the following:
- a CDS encoding SDR family NAD(P)-dependent oxidoreductase — protein: MIVSPNLLSVLYEIVEIDAVYFTHYWSSIMTTNPVALVTGSGKKRVGAAVARALAERGYAVAVHYHKSAAEAESTAADLRGLGVKVQTFAADLRDEGAVRGMVREVLDVFGRIDVLVNCAAVWRSKRLEDVTAADVRDHFDANALSTFLCCQHVGLAMVAQDQGGAIVNIGDWAEVRPYLNYAAYFPSKGAVSAITRCLAVELGTRNPKVRVNAVLPGPVMLPADMPAEEKAHAIQATLVKREGRPENIAQAVMSFIDNDFVTGALLPVDGGRTVYAPE
- a CDS encoding nucleoside hydrolase codes for the protein MPRKVVIVADPGIDTAFAIALALHDPNLDVIGLIPCAGNVSAAQAAANVQVLIDQLDPPKWPRTAAALPVEYEANGTALHGADGLGGINFPVSSRHQQIPADKVLAELIRENPREVALICLGPVTTVARAFDRDPELPGLLDRLVLIGGAWKEPGNAGPVSEFHFYLDPESTRRAVRSGAHPLIIPLDVTRRLILSPSELLDSPNPESKTCQFLRKIVPFGIRASSHLYGIEGFHLKDVLGIAAVALPGAITAEDRVVDIETKGDLTRGMMVVDARRSATSRPNALIGVEAAVGEIRQYINRILTDAP
- a CDS encoding vWA domain-containing protein, with translation MSLTWRIGIPLPRAWTAAIALGVGIVAGCGGESKSPPNVTTTKAYNRDIGLESELPAAVDPSKPRVNYDKLQQEQYEHFVDNEFQAVAQHPLSTFSADVNTASYSNVRRFLDQGKLPPKDAVHLAEFINYFPYSYPPPSGDDPVSFTLDLAPCPWQPKHHLARIGVRAKEIPAAAMPPRNLVFLVDVSGSMAQDTRLPLVKKSLNLLIDQLTPRDYVSVVVYASDCGVRLGPTPGSMKQRIREVVNALEAGGSTNGGSGINLAYQQARANFIEGGANRVILCTDGDFNVGVTSEGELVELIERQRKGNVFLTVLGYGMGNVKNTTMEKLANHGNGHYAYIDSVSEAHKVFVEQGAALVTVAKDVKLQVEFNRQRVSAYRLIGYENRMLKHEDFKNDAKDAGDIGSGHTVTALYEIQ